TAGGATTAAATGTTAGTAAAGCCAGCGCAAATGATGCCGTAAGGAAACTTAAAGATCTAGGATATGTGGAACATGAACGTTACGGACAAATCTATCTGACCGAAACAGGTACGCAGCGAGCGGTAAAAGTATATGAAAAGCATCGTATTATTACCGAATATCTTGTCAAAGCTCTTAATGTTTCCCTTGCAAATGCTGAAAAAGACGCATGCAGTATCGAACATATCATTTCTGAAGAAACCTTCAATCAAATGAAGGCTTATCTAGAGTTGTAATTGTCTTATAAGCAAACTCGTACCGATCAATACTTACGTTTAGTCCGTTATTGTGCGATTTATTAAACGTAGTTTAGCGGCTAAAAGAAAAGGCATTGATGTAATTAATGTCTCAGATTGTCAAAAAAGATACCGTAGTACCGACAATTGTTAGATCATGTTGTGTGCCTCAAGGCGAACAGTTGCAGCAAAAATGCTGTCTTTAGCCAAAGCTTTGATTGCAACTGTACGAATTGCGTGCATACAACAGATTAACAATTGATCGGTACGGTCGTTTATCGACAACCTCAGGCATTGATGTAATCAATGTCTTTCTTAATGATTACGGAGTTGGAAAAGCATCGGTTTCCCACTCTTTATAAAATTTTTTTGCTTTCAATTGATCGCAAATGCTTAACGATTTTTAAGTACAAACACAAATATGAAATTAAAGGATGAAACAATGAACGAAAACACAAACCAGATTAAAATTGGCGAAAAATATACCATCGATCTGATCGATATCACTCACAGTGGCGAAGGCGTCGGTCGACTGAATAATATGATCGTCTTCGTTGACGGCGGAATTCCCGGCGATGTAGTAGAAATTGAGATTATTAACGTAAAAAAAACGTATGCCCAAGGAAAACTTTTGTCCATAATTGAAAGTTCCCCAGAACGAGTAAACCCCGATTGTCCTTATTTTAATGAATGTGGCGGCTGTCAGATCTTACATATGAGCTATCAAGGTCAGTTGCGCGCCAAATCAAAAATGGTAAAAGATGCTCTCGAACGAATTGGCGGATTTAAAGAAATACCGATATCACCAATTATAGGCATGGAAGAGCCGCTTCGTTACCGAAATAAGGCTCAGTTTAAATTGGATAAAAACGGAATGGGTTTTTATGCTAAAAAATCCCATCATCTGGTTCATATTGAGGATTGCCTCAATCAACCTGACAGTGCGGCAAATGTGATTAAAACTGTTAATAATCTGGTTAAAGAACTGAATTTAAGTATTTACGATGAACGAACTAACAAAGGTTATGTACGCGGAGTACTTCAACGAACTAATCTTCAAGGTGAAAATATGATCACCCTGATTATTAACGGAAAAGATTTAAGTCAACGACAAGCCATCGTAGAAGGAATTCTGGCCGGGGTTCCCAATGTCAAAAGTATTTATGTGAATATCAATCGGGAAAAGGGGAATGTTATTCTGGGGAAAAAAAGTCTGTGTGTTCATGGCGCAGCACGTCTTGTCGAAAAAATAGGGGATCTGAGTTTTTCTATTTCTCCAAATTCGTTTTTTCAGGTTAATTCCAAACAAACTGTTAAACTATACGATAAAATCAAAGATCTTGCCGCTCTAACAGGAACCGAAACAATCTTTGATCTGTATTGCGGAACTGGAACAATTGGTCTTTATCTAGCCAATAAGGCTAAAAAAGTTGTTGGAATTGAAAGTGTCGGAGATGCTGTGTTGGATGCCCGCGAAAATGCCGGATTAAACCAAATTGAAAATGCGACCTTTTATCAAGGCCGAGTTGAAGAAGAAATGATGCGTATTATTAAAGAAGAAGCTCTTAAACCAGATCTGATTATTCTTGATCCACCAAGAAAAGGATGTGAAGAATCGCTGCTTTCAACAATTAATAATATGCAGACACCACGAATCATTTACGTTTCCTGTAATCCAGCTACGTTATCCAGAGACATGAAAATTATGACTGAATCCGGTTATACAATTAACGAAATCCAACCAATTGATTTATTTCCAGGCACTGGCCACGTTGAGACGGTAGTATTGATGTCACGAGAGAAATAAACGATGTGTGGAAAGCCCGGTATTACTGGGCTTTTTCTTTTTTTGTGCTATAATTTTATTATCTGAAAACAGGTGAATTATTGCTTTGTGGAAATTGATCCAAAGGGTTGATTTTTAACCGTACAGTGCAATTTAGATGTCAGCGCTTAATCGGTTTTTTGGGCTTATTGAGTGGTTGATTTAGATCTTTTTTAAAAATGCTTTTTATTGAATTTCGAGATAAGAAAGGCGAGGTGCTATGTGAATTTAGTAGATCAATGTAGATCATCAGATATGGAAGGGCTGAAAAAATGGGCAAAAATACCCGTGGACATGCAGCAACGGCTCTTAAATAATGTGTTTTGCTCAAAATGTGGGGTAACGACAATTGTCGATTATGGTATTCAAAATGATCAATTCGGTTTGGTTTTACAAGGTCACTGTAAGAAGTGCGGTGAGAGCGTCGCAAGATTTGTCGAAAATGACTAAAGGTAGCCAATGAACTGATCGGGGGTGATTGAGATGAGCAAAATCTCCATTCGTTTTTTTGATGATAAAGAAGTGCGGGCTGTCTGGGACGATGAAAAAGCCAAGTGGTGGTTTTCTGTGCTTGATATCATCGGTGTTTTGCGTGGCGAGGACGACTACACAAAAAACAGAAATTATTGGAAATATTTAAAGACGAAACTTAAAAAAGAAAATAACGAGTTGGTTAGTGCCGCTAACCAACTGAAACTGACTGCTGCTGACGGGAAAAAATATCGAACTGATACATTTGATTATGACGGCATCATTGAACTTGCGAAAAATTTTCCCAGCAAACAAGCAAATCGTTTTATTGAATGGTTTAGCTATAGCGATGAAACGATCGATGGGAAAAGCAAATCAAAGGCATATGCTCTTTTTGACAGTTCCTTGTTTGATACAATCGAAGGCGGTACGGTCAAAGGCTTGCAGCAGATTCACGGCTATTTATTCGGAGGGTTATATGACTTTGCCGGGCAAATCAGGGCTCTTAATATTGCAAAGGGTGGTTTTCAATTTGCGATGGCGCGTTTTTTGCCTGAAACGCTGAACAAAATTGAAAAAATGCCAGAAACATCTTTTGAAGAAATTGTAGATAAGTATGTAGAAATGAATGTTGCTCACCCCTTTATGGAGGGCAATGGCAGAAGTATGCGCATATGGCTTGACCTGATTCTGAAAAAGAATCTGAAATTGTGCGTGGACTGGAGCAAAATTAATAAAAAAGACTATCTTTCCGCAATGGAAAAAAGCGTGACGGATTCCTCGCAAATAAAAGCACTGTTGCAGTTTTCTTTGACAGATAAGATAAACGACCGTGAACTGTTTATGAAGGGTGTCGATTATTCATACTATTATGAGCAGGAAAATGAAATCACTGAAGGGGAAAGGGGAATGGTGAATGATGTCACTTAAGGGAAAGAATCGTGCCATCTTTAGTTATAGTAATATAGCTAGAAATGGTAGTAATTTTATGTATAAGGATTTTGAAAAAACAAAGTCATATCGTTCAAATTTCAAAAATGCCATATTTGACTATGCGTCACTTAGGGCAGCGCATTTGAAATTTTGTAACTTTGATGAAGCAAGCTTTGTTGAAACAGAATTTATTGGTACAAATCTTCGAGATTTCGGAGGAAGATTTCTTGAAAATGGCTTTAAACTAATGCTTGATGAACTTAATGGTAAATATTCTGATCGAGTATATCAGAAGCTTTGCTGGCATATGAATTACGTAAATAAAGAATTAGATAAAAAAAACGAGCGTGGAGAAAGTAAGTATAGATTATCTATTGATTAGAAAATCCAGAGACATTGAGATAGAAAAACCTTGATGTCTCTGTTTTCATATAAACTCAAAATAGAATTTCATAAATCTGCCATCGGGCAAAACAACCATGAGGTTATGTTCTTCGTTACTGAAAAACATAGCCTCATTTTTTGTTGTCCGATTTGCAGAAAATGAAAGAGCCGCCCATGGATATTCTTGAAATAAAACCCATGGAATATTGGAAAATTTGTTAATGCTATACATATTGAAGTCTATTACTTTCACGGGATTAAATATAAAGTGAGGTGTCCACATATGTCCAAGGGTGATAACCAGCTGAGGCCGGGAGAACTGACACAAATATATATGCATCTTTCTCTTCTCCTGTGGAAGAGACAAAAATTAAAAAATTGAAATAGGTGATTTATAAATGCTGCAATAAAAAAGTGATCATGATTATCATGGTTTCTTTTTTTTATATTAATTCAGAAGAAACTTTAATAATTTTACTATATATGCAATATATACTTTAATATTATTAAAGTATATAATAAATATATTAAAATTACTGTTTGGGAGGTTGCTATGAAAGAACTGCCACACTGGTTGATTGGGTTAGAAAATGGAGACTTGAATTTTATTAAACAATTTATTGTCGCATCAGGATCACTTAAGGATATTGCTAAGTATTATGATGTAACCTATCCAACTATTCGTTTGCGTTTAGATAAACTTATACAAAAAATTGAGGTTAGCGAAACAGAAGAGGAAAAACCGTTCATTACACTAGTTAAACAACTTGCCATTGAGGATAAAATGGATCTTGAAACTGCTAAATTGCTTATTGATTCTTATAAAAAGGATTTGGAGGTGAAATAGAATGGGTGGTGTGATTATACTATTTATTTTAATCATAATTATAGCTGTCTGTCAGGTCGTTTTATCGTTACAAAAGAATAGGTACTTAGGATATTTTATCCCTGGTTTAAACATATTAGGCGCGATGATTTTGGGTATGCTTACAACAGACTATTTTGTGGCTTACTTAATTTTTGGCATTGTTCTATTACCAACAACTATTTGGCTTGGGATATATAAACTATGCAGAAACCGAGTTAATGATAAAGCTAGACGAGACATGAAAAAGCTAAATATCAAAAATTTATGAGGTGTATTATGAAAAAATTATTTGGAATAAATATAAAACATATAATTATTGGACTGATATGTATTTTAGCCTTGATTTATGTCGGAGTGACAATTAATCAGCGACTTATGGACAAGTGGCAACCAGATGGAAATATTGTAGGAATCTGGTCAGGACTTGGTGAAACTAGAGAATTTGGAGAACTTGAGCATATTGAAGTAACCATTAGTATCGATGAAAAAGGAATTGTTACTGGTACAATTGGAGACGCTTTTATAGAAGAATGTACTATTGATTTGAATAGAAATGATTTTGAAAGATTACTTAGGATTAAAACTGATTATATCATACATGAGGGGTATATAAATGGTAAGATTACTTCTAGTGATGAATTAACATATCGAAACATTTCTATACCGTTTGACATTGAAGAAGATGTACTTGGTGGAACCATCTTCACAGTTGAAGGGTTAACATACCCTGATCCACTTATACTGCATTTAGAATTGATGAAATAGTTCTATAATCTCCTTTTGTTCTGCCAGTGTCAGTTTATTGGATGGCGCAGGTCGAATGGCACTGAGCTGCTGATCTCCCAGGGGAGTTGTCTGATTTTTCCAACGCGAAAAAGTCCGTTCACCGATATTCAATTTATGGCATACCATAACTTGACGGGCTCCATTTTGAATCGCCTCATTAATTAGTTTTACCGCTGTTTTGCGATCTGCGTACCGGGATCATTCGTCCTCGGGCCAGATCGCTTGTGCCTTTTTTGAGCCCCAGTAATGTCGCCGTTTCAGCTAGAGTGGCTTCCTTTCGTTTTAATTCACGATTGAGCTGCGTTACCTGTTTTTTTGTTTCACTCAGATCTTTTTTAAGTCGCTTTGATTCTTTTGCAACCACTGTGTGTTAGGATAGTGATATCTGAATTACCTTCTATCAGTAATACCCATTTTGAGGCACCTACAGTAAAAGTATTGTGAATCGCAACCAAAAAGTTTATAATTAAATAATATAGCGGAATAATAATGGAACTAAATAAAAAATTAAATTTTAGAATTTAAAAACTTGCATTAGGAGAATAAACGCATGTATGAATTAATACAGGTTGGCAAAAAAACTTATTACATAAACTGTCCTGCAAAAATGGGTATATATAAAATCAATGAGACTGAGGTGTGCCTTATTGACAGTGGCAACGATAAAGATGCCGGCAAAAAAGTCCTTAAAATTATAGCAGCAAATGGTTGGACACTGAAAATGATTCTAAATACACATTCTCATGCTGATCATATCGGTGGAAACAACCTTTTACAGCAGCGAACGAACTGCGCAATTTATACTGTTGGTATAGATACTGCCTTTACTCAGTTTCCCATTCTAGAGCCATCTTTCCTTTATGGCGGTTATCCTTGCAAAGAACTTCGCAATAAATTCCTGACTGCACAACCTAGCAATGTGCAGAAATTAACAGAGGATGTTCTACCTAAGGGATTAGAAATGTTACCACTTAATGGGCATTCCTTTTCCATGGCAGCTTTTAAAACTGATGATGAAGTGTGGTTTTTAGCAGATTGTCTTACCAGCGAAAGGATTATTGAAAAATATCATGTGTCATTTTTATATGATGTTGATGAATATATTAACAGCTTACACACGGTGAATAAACTGACTGGGAAATGCTTTATTCCTGCTCATGCCGAGGTAGTTGAAGACATTCGCCCGCTTGTAAAAATAAATTTAAATAAAGTTGATGAAATCATGATGTCTTTAAAGGAAATTTGTGTTAAGCCAATTGCTTTCGATAATATTTTAAAAGCTGTGTTTGACAGATATGCACTAACAATGGATTTTAATCAAAACGTCCTTGTTGGTAGCACAATACGATCCTATCTTGCCTATATGCATGACAATCAGATTTTGGATACTGCTTTTGATCATAACAAATTGTTATAGTGTGTGCATCCTTTATAAATATAATCCACAATGGAAAATTAACATAATACTAAGTTCTAAATTTTTAAATAAAAAATATTAAATCACAGTAAAAGAGCTGAAACAGGTATCGACATCTAAAGAAAATATTCTAAAAAATTAAAAAAGCGAAAGAGGTTTTTAATTTGAGAATTTGGAATAAAAGAAACGTAATCAATAGTTTGATCACTGTCATTATCCTGGTGGCTTTATACATCATCAGTTTAAATAACTATTTGCTATTTCATACCAGTGCGGAGATTTTTAGTATTTGTATCGCTGTAACCATATTTTTAATTGTCATTAATTCACAAGAATTTATCGATAATAATTTTTTGATCATTATCGGAATTGCTTATTTATTCATTGGTTTTCTTGACTTGCTTCATGCCCTTTCATATGTGGGGATGAATATTTTTACCGATTATGATTATTACGCAAACCAACTTTGGATTGCAACCCGATTCATGGAAAGCATTACTTTAGTTATCGCTTTTATTTTTATGAATTATAAACGCAAACTAAATACAAATTTGATTTTTATTACTTATTTTATTGCAACAATTGCCATTGTTTTATCTATTTTTTATTGGAAGATTTTCCCGATTTGCTTTATTGTGGGCGAAGGACAAACAAAGTTTAAGATAATTAGCGAGTATATTATTTCATTTATTTTACTCATTTCATTAACTCTTTCCTATATTAATAGGAAACGTTTTGATAAAACCTTGTATAAATATGTTGTTTTCTCAATAATATTTACGATTTTTTCGGAACTTGCGTTTACTTTTTATATTAGTAATTATGGCTTACTAAATATTCTAGGACATTTTTTTAAGATCCTGTCCTTTTATTTAATCTACAAAGCCATCATTGAAAAAGCCATCAAAGAACCGCAAAAGGCTATCTTTACAGAACTTCAAAATCAGGTTAATACCGATGGTCTTACCAGTTTATTTAACCATAGATATTTATATGACCAGCTCGAAGCAGAAATAACATATACATTTCAAACGAAGAAAACTTTTTCGATTATAATTTTTGATATCGACCATTTTAAAAAAGTTAATGATCGATACGGACATGTTATCGGAGATAAAGTCTTATTAAGCGTTGGAACTATTATCACTAAGTTGACTAGATCTATTGATACTGTTGGACGATACGGTGGCGAAGAATTCATGGTAATTTTACCCAACACTGGTATTGAAAATTGTTATCATATTGCTGAAAAAATCAGAATTGAAATTGAAAAAACAGATTTTTGTCAAAAAGGAATAAATATCACCGTAAGCGCAGGAATTGCGCAGTTTGACAATCCGAGTATCGGAGAAAAATATGAACGAATTTCAATTCTGGCAAATGATTTTGTTAATATTGCCGACGTTAACCTGTATAATGCTAAATCAAATGGCCGGAATATGACAATTGGTTTAAAATAGCATACGAATGAATATCATCGCATAAATTTATAACTATCAAAGATTCATTCAATAAATTGGTCACCACGCTCTGCCGATATAGGCTTCGTAGTTTTTAACAAACACCTCCAACTGATCAAATTTACTATTATCTTTCTTTCAAATATCAAAACCACCTTTAAAATGTTTCTATTATGCATTACTATGATCGAATACAAATTTAATATCTACAATCATCTACTAAATCTTTTACAACCTTAAGTCCGTTATTTTACAGCTTAATCCTTTTAATCCTTCGTTGAATTTGCTTTTTTTATTTATTGATGTTATTATTTTATACATATTAGTGTTTTGCAATATACTTTGAAAACTTAAATTTTTTACTAACATCCGTAATAATAAAAATCAAAGTAAAAATCGTATTTTTGTTTAAAAAAACAAAATATGTGTATAACATATAGCATAAGGGAATAAGACAAATAATTTTAATTAAAAATCCTTTTGGGCTAATTTATAGTTATTAAAATCGGTTAATAACTATAACCTGGCAACTATTTTGTGATTTTAGTAGCAAAGAAACGACGTCACAAAAAATATCAATATTAAATGAGGTGGAAAATGTGACAATGAATTTTGAAAATGAACCGATGTTAGAGGTGTATATTTTTGAAACAACCCAAAATCTCGAACAATTAGAACAGGTTATTATTTATAGCGAAAAAAATGGTGGCTTTTCTGCCGAAGATGTAAGTGAAATCTTTCGTTTCATGCATACCATCAAGGGATCTTCTGCAATGATGTTATTTAATAATATTGAGATGGTTGCACATTCGATGGAAGACATTTTTTATTTTATCCGAGAACAAAAACCCGAAGGATTAAATTATTCGGCAGTATCCGATTTAGTATTAGCATGCGTAGATTTTATTAAGGAAGAAATCGATAAAATCATACAAAAAAACAACGCCGATGGTGATCCAAGTTTTTTAATCGAATCTCTTAAATTATTTCTGGATGAGTTGCGGAATCTATTTGGCGAAGAAAAGACTCAACTTAAAGACCCCCAAAAGCAGCAGTATTATATTTCTCAGGAAAAAAAACAACCGTCTTCATCCGAAGCAAATTTCTATTATCATATTAATGTATCTTATGAAGATGATTGCATGATGGAAAATATTCGCGCCTATACATTAATTTTTGGTCTGACAGAATTAGTTGATGAGCTTTATTTTTTTCCCGCAGATATTACCGAAAATTCTGAAACTGCTGAATACATTCGGGAAAATGGCTTTGATATCTATCTCAAAGCAGCAATTGAGGATGAAGAATTAGAAGCTTATTTAAATAAGATCCTTTATATTGAAAAATTTTCAATTAATAATATTGACAAAACAGTATTTGATGACTTTAAAAAAGAACAAACAGAAATAAAATCGGTCGAAAGCTTCATTTTAAATCCTAATGAAATTTGTAAACCTGACCTGACACCACCACCCATATCTTTTACTGAAAAAAACACTAAAAATGACAATGTCAATGCTCAAAAAATGATTAGCGTAAACGTTGACAGACTTGATAACTTGATGAATTTGGTCGGAGAATTAATGATTACCGAATCGATGGTGACGCAATGTCCCGAAGTTGAAGTTATTGAGTCAGAAAATTTTCACAAAGCTTCCATTGAACTTCATAAAATAACCGAAGAACTTCAGGATATGGTAATGTCCATCCGAATGGTGCCCTTATCAACCACTTTTGTCAAAATGAATCGTATCGTTCGGGATATGTGTAAAAAGCTAACTCGAGAAGTTATTTTAGACTTGCATGGGGAAGAAACCGAAGTCGATAAAAATATAATTGAGCATATCTCTGATCCACTTATGCATATTATTCGAAATGCTATTGATCATGGTATTGAGAATGAATCAGAAAGACTTAAAAAAGGAAAAGAAAAGGCTGGTCGAATTATTCTCGAAGCTAAAAATATTGGTAGTGATGTCTTAATAATCATCAAAGATGATGGCCGCGGACTAGATAAAATACGCATTATCGAAAAAGCTCAACAAAACGGATTATTAACGAAATCGGTCGAAGAAATGTCGGATCGGGAAATTTTCAAACTTATTCTATTACCAGGTTTTTCGACTAATGAAAGTGTCACAGAATTCTCCGGTCGCGGAGTTGGCATGGATGTGGTAACTAAAAATATTGAGGCAATTGGCGGAACTGTTTTAATCGACAGTGAAAAAGATAAAGGAACCATTATTACCCTGAAAATCCCGTTAACTCTGGCAATCGTAGAAGGAATGAATATTCGTGTGGGGAGATCACGATATACCATTCCAATTAATACTATTTCAGAATCATTCAGGCCCGAAAAAAAAGATTGTATCATCGATCCTGATGACAATGAAATGGTCATGATCCGTGGTGTTTGCTATCCGATTCTCCGGCTTCACCAATACTATCATATCAAAAATGCTGAAACAGATTTAACCAAAGGAATTCTGATCATGGTCGAGCAAGAGGAAAAAGTCATCTGCATTTTTGCCGATGAATTGCTAGGACAGCAGCAGGTGGTGGTTAAAGCACTTCCAAATTATGTTAATTCAATAAAAAACATCCTTGGATTAGCCGGCTGTACGCTTCTCCCTGATGGCAGCATCAGCCTGATCATGGATATCAGCGGTTTAACTGGCTTACGAATTATGTAAAATCAAATAATTAATCATTATAACTTTTACAATTTAACCAGATATTGTGTTGTGATAGGAGTGTAAATATGGGAAAAGAACGTGAAGAAGATATTGTTCTTGAAGATGAAGAGAAAGGCATGTATTTGACCTTTGAACTGGCACATGAATATTACGGATTATGGATCGGATATGTAACAGAGATTATCGGAATTTTGCCATTTACCGAAGTTCCGGAATTGCCCGATTATGTTCGAGGCATCTTTAATCTCAGAGGTCGAATCATTCCGTTAATGGATATGCGACTTCGCTTCAAAAAAGAATTTGTTGATTATGATGAACGTACCTGTGTTATTGTCATTGATGTTTTAGATAATACCGTCGGTTTAATCGTTGATAGTGTTTCTGAAGTAGTATCCTTTGACGAAGATGATATTATTGATCAACCAATGCTCAGTTCAGAGTATTCAAACCAATTTATTAAAAGTATCGGTAAAGTTGGCGATGAAGTAAAACTATTGTTAGATTGTGATCGGTTGTTAG
This is a stretch of genomic DNA from Acetobacterium woodii DSM 1030. It encodes these proteins:
- a CDS encoding metal-dependent transcriptional regulator — its product is MEIKLTESIEDYIETIYLESQKHGKGVRITDLALGLNVSKASANDAVRKLKDLGYVEHERYGQIYLTETGTQRAVKVYEKHRIITEYLVKALNVSLANAEKDACSIEHIISEETFNQMKAYLEL
- the rlmD gene encoding 23S rRNA (uracil(1939)-C(5))-methyltransferase RlmD encodes the protein MNENTNQIKIGEKYTIDLIDITHSGEGVGRLNNMIVFVDGGIPGDVVEIEIINVKKTYAQGKLLSIIESSPERVNPDCPYFNECGGCQILHMSYQGQLRAKSKMVKDALERIGGFKEIPISPIIGMEEPLRYRNKAQFKLDKNGMGFYAKKSHHLVHIEDCLNQPDSAANVIKTVNNLVKELNLSIYDERTNKGYVRGVLQRTNLQGENMITLIINGKDLSQRQAIVEGILAGVPNVKSIYVNINREKGNVILGKKSLCVHGAARLVEKIGDLSFSISPNSFFQVNSKQTVKLYDKIKDLAALTGTETIFDLYCGTGTIGLYLANKAKKVVGIESVGDAVLDARENAGLNQIENATFYQGRVEEEMMRIIKEEALKPDLIILDPPRKGCEESLLSTINNMQTPRIIYVSCNPATLSRDMKIMTESGYTINEIQPIDLFPGTGHVETVVLMSREK
- the fic gene encoding protein adenylyltransferase Fic — protein: MSKISIRFFDDKEVRAVWDDEKAKWWFSVLDIIGVLRGEDDYTKNRNYWKYLKTKLKKENNELVSAANQLKLTAADGKKYRTDTFDYDGIIELAKNFPSKQANRFIEWFSYSDETIDGKSKSKAYALFDSSLFDTIEGGTVKGLQQIHGYLFGGLYDFAGQIRALNIAKGGFQFAMARFLPETLNKIEKMPETSFEEIVDKYVEMNVAHPFMEGNGRSMRIWLDLILKKNLKLCVDWSKINKKDYLSAMEKSVTDSSQIKALLQFSLTDKINDRELFMKGVDYSYYYEQENEITEGERGMVNDVT
- a CDS encoding pentapeptide repeat-containing protein; protein product: MMSLKGKNRAIFSYSNIARNGSNFMYKDFEKTKSYRSNFKNAIFDYASLRAAHLKFCNFDEASFVETEFIGTNLRDFGGRFLENGFKLMLDELNGKYSDRVYQKLCWHMNYVNKELDKKNERGESKYRLSID
- a CDS encoding DUF2089 family protein; amino-acid sequence: MKELPHWLIGLENGDLNFIKQFIVASGSLKDIAKYYDVTYPTIRLRLDKLIQKIEVSETEEEKPFITLVKQLAIEDKMDLETAKLLIDSYKKDLEVK
- a CDS encoding MBL fold metallo-hydrolase, whose product is MYELIQVGKKTYYINCPAKMGIYKINETEVCLIDSGNDKDAGKKVLKIIAANGWTLKMILNTHSHADHIGGNNLLQQRTNCAIYTVGIDTAFTQFPILEPSFLYGGYPCKELRNKFLTAQPSNVQKLTEDVLPKGLEMLPLNGHSFSMAAFKTDDEVWFLADCLTSERIIEKYHVSFLYDVDEYINSLHTVNKLTGKCFIPAHAEVVEDIRPLVKINLNKVDEIMMSLKEICVKPIAFDNILKAVFDRYALTMDFNQNVLVGSTIRSYLAYMHDNQILDTAFDHNKLL
- a CDS encoding sensor domain-containing diguanylate cyclase gives rise to the protein MRIWNKRNVINSLITVIILVALYIISLNNYLLFHTSAEIFSICIAVTIFLIVINSQEFIDNNFLIIIGIAYLFIGFLDLLHALSYVGMNIFTDYDYYANQLWIATRFMESITLVIAFIFMNYKRKLNTNLIFITYFIATIAIVLSIFYWKIFPICFIVGEGQTKFKIISEYIISFILLISLTLSYINRKRFDKTLYKYVVFSIIFTIFSELAFTFYISNYGLLNILGHFFKILSFYLIYKAIIEKAIKEPQKAIFTELQNQVNTDGLTSLFNHRYLYDQLEAEITYTFQTKKTFSIIIFDIDHFKKVNDRYGHVIGDKVLLSVGTIITKLTRSIDTVGRYGGEEFMVILPNTGIENCYHIAEKIRIEIEKTDFCQKGINITVSAGIAQFDNPSIGEKYERISILANDFVNIADVNLYNAKSNGRNMTIGLK
- a CDS encoding chemotaxis protein CheA; translation: MNFENEPMLEVYIFETTQNLEQLEQVIIYSEKNGGFSAEDVSEIFRFMHTIKGSSAMMLFNNIEMVAHSMEDIFYFIREQKPEGLNYSAVSDLVLACVDFIKEEIDKIIQKNNADGDPSFLIESLKLFLDELRNLFGEEKTQLKDPQKQQYYISQEKKQPSSSEANFYYHINVSYEDDCMMENIRAYTLIFGLTELVDELYFFPADITENSETAEYIRENGFDIYLKAAIEDEELEAYLNKILYIEKFSINNIDKTVFDDFKKEQTEIKSVESFILNPNEICKPDLTPPPISFTEKNTKNDNVNAQKMISVNVDRLDNLMNLVGELMITESMVTQCPEVEVIESENFHKASIELHKITEELQDMVMSIRMVPLSTTFVKMNRIVRDMCKKLTREVILDLHGEETEVDKNIIEHISDPLMHIIRNAIDHGIENESERLKKGKEKAGRIILEAKNIGSDVLIIIKDDGRGLDKIRIIEKAQQNGLLTKSVEEMSDREIFKLILLPGFSTNESVTEFSGRGVGMDVVTKNIEAIGGTVLIDSEKDKGTIITLKIPLTLAIVEGMNIRVGRSRYTIPINTISESFRPEKKDCIIDPDDNEMVMIRGVCYPILRLHQYYHIKNAETDLTKGILIMVEQEEKVICIFADELLGQQQVVVKALPNYVNSIKNILGLAGCTLLPDGSISLIMDISGLTGLRIM
- a CDS encoding chemotaxis protein CheW, whose protein sequence is MGKEREEDIVLEDEEKGMYLTFELAHEYYGLWIGYVTEIIGILPFTEVPELPDYVRGIFNLRGRIIPLMDMRLRFKKEFVDYDERTCVIVIDVLDNTVGLIVDSVSEVVSFDEDDIIDQPMLSSEYSNQFIKSIGKVGDEVKLLLDCDRLLASQTIGILNTEKE